One genomic segment of Elgaria multicarinata webbii isolate HBS135686 ecotype San Diego chromosome 9, rElgMul1.1.pri, whole genome shotgun sequence includes these proteins:
- the DRAM1 gene encoding DNA damage-regulated autophagy modulator protein 1 isoform X3, whose amino-acid sequence MSGHGGERQLLIPRGSPWWRRMPCFTRGAAFIPALLVSWSSAAFIISYVIAVLAGHVEPLFPYISDTGAKPPESGIFGFMINVSAFLGAVTMYTRYLIVKQQNEVTHFINPYFNLMTLCVGVVGCIGMGIVASFQELAVPAVHDGGALVAFICGALYIVLQTVISYRSRPQWSTPCTCHTRLFLSIMTSVALFPMIACASLITITKIDWNPGEKVKLH is encoded by the exons ATGTCTGGCCACGGCGGGGAGAGGCAGCTGTTGATCCCTCGGGGGAGCCCCTGGTGGCGCAGGATGCCCTGCTTCACGCGAGGAGCGGCCTTCATCCCAGCACTGTTGGTCTCCTGGTCTTCGGCCGCCTTCATCATCTCCTACGTGATCGCCGTCCTCGCCGGCCATGTGGAGCCGCTTTTCCCATACATAAG TGATACAGGAGCAAAACCTCCAGAAAGTGGTATCTTTGGATTTATGATTAATGTTTCTGCATTCCTAg GTGCAGTTACGATGTATACAAGGTATTTAATTGTAAAGCAGCAAAATGAAGTGACCCATTTTATTAACCCTTATTTCAATTTAATGACACTGTGTGTTGGAGTGGTGGGTTGTATTGGAATGGGCATTGTTGCAAGCTTTCAG GAGTTAGCGGTTCCTGCTGTCCATGATGGAGGAGCTCTTGTGGCTTTTATCTGTGGTGCTCTGTATATTGTGCTTCAGACAGTCATTTCTTACCGGTCACGCCCACAATGGAGCACGCCATGTACATGTCACACAAGGCTGTTCCTCTCTATAATGACTTCGGTAGCTCTCTTTCCCA TGATTGCATGTGCTTCGCTAATAACCATAACAAAAATAGATTGGAAtccaggtgaaaaggtaaaaCTTCACTAG